In a single window of the Nicotiana tomentosiformis chromosome 10, ASM39032v3, whole genome shotgun sequence genome:
- the LOC138899997 gene encoding uncharacterized protein: MHATEKEISFGLRDIVDLWYKGWDRSRGRDAPPTIWENSSGSFLDQYLSREIRQARVDQFLDPKQRKMSVREYSFYFDSLARYAPSIVATMRDKIHMLIAGLAPEFTEACATAALQDSKDISWIQAFTKNIEKGRHRQQGTERSEQGLCKRMRFAGYKEQSRGSYRPQYFGRPPRPPPPQLQGYSFDRYAQSGPDDEIPTLQSIPTVREYTDVFLDELPEEEHVDHLRAALQTLWDLKFYDKFSKCEFWLKSIAFLGHIVSDEDVKVDTQKIEAVKCWPRPTNSTEQKELNLQQRRWLELLKDCDVKIPYHPGKANVVADTLSRRSMGSLAHVEAEKRELPRELYQLACLGVWLVDSDDGGVVLQNTAKSSLIAEVKERH, from the exons atgcatgccacggagaaagagatATCTTTTGGACTCCGAGATATAGTCGACCTTTGGTACAAGGGATGGGataggtccaggggacgtgatgcacctccaactATTTGGGAGAATTCTTCAGGttccttccttgaccagtacttatcgcgggagatccgacaggctcgagtcgatcagtttctagacCCCAAGCAGCGCAAAATGAGCGTTCGAGAGTATAGTTtctattttgactcattggccagatatgctccatccatagttgctactatgcgggacaagaTCCACATGCTTATAGCAGGGTTGGCACCAGAGTTTACCGAGGCATGTGctaccgctgcattgcaggatagtaagGATATCTCCTGGATTCAGGCATTCACTAAGAATATAGAAAAGGGCaggcatcggcagcagggtacagagaggagtGAGCAAGGGCTgtgtaagaggatgagatttgccgGGTATAAGGAGCAGTCTCGGGGTAgctataggccccagtacttcggacggccacctaggcctccacctcctcagttacagggttacagctTTGATCGATAtgctcagtcaggaccag ATgatgagatacctacacttcagtctattccaacAGTCAGAGAGTACACAGATGTGTTtctagatgagcttccag aggagGAGCATGTAGACCACCTGCGAGCGGCACTCCAAACCCTTTGGGATCTTAAGTTCTATgataagttttctaaatgtgagttttggttgaagtctatagcattcttagggcatattgtatccgatgaagatgtaaaggtagacactcagaagattgaggccgtgaaatgcTGGCCTCGACCTACTAATTCGACAGAG caaaaggagttgaatttacaacagaggcgatggctagagttattgaaagattgcGATGTTAAAATTCCCTACCATCctgggaaagctaatgttgtagctgataccttaagtcgccgatctatgggtagcttagcacatgtagaggctgagAAAAGAGAATTACCTAGAGAGCtttatcaattggcttgtttgggggtttggttagtagattctgatgatggtggagttgtactccaaaacactgcaaaatcatctctcatagctgaagtaaaggaAAGGCATTAG